A part of Synechococcus sp. KORDI-49 genomic DNA contains:
- a CDS encoding TIGR03960 family B12-binding radical SAM protein, whose product MHPGVRTSAVVVSALDHPVDFHALVDSGINKPARYMGHELGVEPRDWSSASVRWALTYPEIYEVGSSNLGHIILYSILNAVPGQLCDRAYLPAGDLASRLRERQQALFAVESRRPLPAFDILGFSLSYELGATNILEMLDLCRLPIRAEDRGDLPLSDPAAPPLIFAGGPTATSNPEPYAPFFDFIALGDGEELLPEIGLVVAQAKAAGSRRSELLRDLAQVPGVYVPALYAPGADGVTLEPLHPELPPRVLRRVATPMPHYAMGLVPHVETVHDRLTVEIRRGCTRGCRFCQPGMLTRPARDVEPEAVIEAVETGMKQTGYSDFSLLSLSCSDYLALPAVGVELRNRLADQNVTLQLPSQRVDRFDQDIAHILGGTRQAGLTFAPEAGTQRLRDIVNKGLTDDDLLNGIRTAMENGYRKVKLYFMIGLPGETDADVLGIAETCVMLQQRCRDLGRLNLNITISNFTPKPHTPFQWHSVSTAEFERRQQLLRDAFRRLRGLKVNYTDVRLSAMEDFVGRSDRRLAPVIEAAWRAGAGMDAWFESLDRTYAAWTGAIAEAGLEGRYRQMEVGGWSAVAALDRDDLDSFCRQPLPWDHIDTGIDKAWLAEDLKRALAAAVVPDCSFEGCSSCGVCGPDLGHNVVVPPPQVPTQVPTKAPPSARVCRLRIRFAKTGSMALLSHLDLVRMLERALRRSGLPISFTGGFHPLPRLQMALALPLGAEAHGEWMDMEFSEPLDSGTFQQTLQPLIPQEIRLLQVSDVPVSGPSLSQQIRAAVWSFDLLRPALPHDHDAPSDWSSALTALIASEQLIWHDTDKKGRPRQRDCRPALRSLKPLGEPGGERIRLRLEAEVDPMGRSLRPAQIQHWLSEQLGVALELRALCRDELQLVQC is encoded by the coding sequence ATGCATCCAGGAGTGAGGACATCCGCCGTGGTTGTGTCTGCCTTGGATCACCCGGTTGATTTCCATGCGCTGGTGGACAGCGGCATCAACAAGCCGGCCCGGTACATGGGGCACGAGCTGGGGGTGGAACCACGGGACTGGTCGTCCGCCTCCGTCCGGTGGGCTCTCACGTATCCCGAGATCTACGAGGTGGGCTCCAGCAACCTCGGTCACATCATTCTCTATTCGATCCTCAATGCCGTTCCCGGGCAGCTGTGTGATCGGGCCTATCTCCCTGCCGGGGATCTGGCGAGTCGGCTGCGGGAGCGACAGCAGGCGTTGTTCGCGGTCGAGAGCCGACGCCCACTGCCGGCCTTCGACATCCTCGGTTTCAGCCTCAGTTACGAACTCGGCGCCACCAATATCCTCGAGATGCTGGATCTCTGCCGGTTGCCGATCCGAGCGGAGGATCGCGGCGATCTGCCGCTCAGCGATCCGGCCGCGCCACCACTGATCTTTGCCGGCGGTCCCACGGCCACCAGTAACCCGGAGCCCTACGCCCCCTTCTTCGATTTCATCGCTCTCGGTGATGGTGAGGAGCTGCTGCCGGAGATCGGGCTGGTGGTGGCCCAGGCCAAGGCGGCTGGGTCGCGACGTTCCGAGCTGCTGCGGGATCTGGCACAGGTGCCTGGGGTCTACGTCCCGGCGCTCTATGCCCCCGGAGCCGATGGCGTCACCCTCGAACCACTGCATCCGGAACTGCCACCGCGCGTTCTGCGCCGCGTGGCCACACCGATGCCCCATTACGCCATGGGTCTGGTGCCCCATGTGGAGACGGTGCATGACCGGCTCACGGTGGAGATCCGCCGCGGCTGCACCCGCGGCTGCCGGTTCTGCCAGCCCGGGATGCTCACCCGACCGGCCCGGGATGTGGAGCCCGAGGCGGTGATCGAGGCCGTGGAGACCGGAATGAAGCAGACGGGTTACAGCGATTTCTCGCTGCTGTCGCTGAGCTGCAGCGATTACCTGGCCCTGCCGGCTGTGGGCGTGGAGCTGCGCAACCGTCTGGCGGATCAGAACGTGACGCTGCAGCTGCCCAGCCAACGGGTGGATCGCTTTGATCAGGACATCGCCCACATCCTCGGAGGCACGCGGCAGGCCGGCCTCACCTTTGCCCCGGAAGCGGGCACCCAGCGGCTGCGCGACATCGTCAACAAGGGACTGACGGATGACGACCTGCTCAACGGCATCCGTACCGCCATGGAGAACGGTTACCGCAAGGTGAAGCTCTACTTCATGATCGGTCTGCCGGGGGAGACCGACGCCGATGTGCTCGGCATCGCCGAGACCTGCGTGATGTTGCAGCAGCGCTGCCGTGATCTGGGTCGGCTGAACCTCAACATCACCATCAGCAACTTCACGCCCAAGCCCCATACCCCGTTTCAGTGGCACAGCGTCTCAACGGCGGAGTTCGAACGTCGTCAGCAGCTGTTGCGGGATGCCTTCCGGCGCCTGCGAGGGCTGAAGGTGAACTACACCGACGTGCGGCTCTCGGCCATGGAGGACTTCGTGGGCCGCAGCGATCGCCGTCTGGCCCCTGTGATTGAAGCTGCCTGGCGGGCTGGGGCCGGGATGGATGCCTGGTTTGAATCGCTTGATCGCACCTACGCGGCCTGGACCGGGGCGATCGCCGAGGCGGGTCTGGAAGGCCGGTACCGCCAGATGGAAGTGGGCGGCTGGAGCGCGGTGGCGGCACTGGACCGGGACGACCTCGACAGCTTCTGCCGGCAGCCGCTTCCCTGGGATCACATCGACACCGGCATTGACAAGGCATGGCTGGCGGAGGATCTCAAGCGAGCCCTGGCTGCGGCGGTGGTCCCCGACTGCTCGTTCGAGGGCTGCAGCAGCTGCGGCGTCTGCGGTCCGGATCTGGGCCACAACGTGGTCGTTCCTCCACCGCAGGTGCCCACGCAGGTTCCCACCAAGGCACCACCGAGTGCACGGGTCTGCCGGCTCCGTATCCGTTTCGCCAAGACCGGTTCCATGGCCCTGCTCAGCCATCTGGACCTGGTGCGGATGCTGGAGCGTGCCCTGCGCCGCAGCGGCCTTCCGATCAGCTTCACCGGCGGTTTTCATCCTCTGCCACGCCTTCAGATGGCTCTGGCGCTTCCCCTCGGGGCGGAAGCCCATGGCGAATGGATGGATATGGAGTTCAGCGAACCTCTGGACTCCGGGACCTTCCAACAGACCTTGCAGCCTCTCATTCCCCAGGAGATCCGGTTGCTGCAGGTCAGCGACGTGCCGGTCAGTGGTCCCAGCCTGTCCCAGCAGATCCGGGCGGCGGTGTGGAGTTTCGATCTCCTGAGGCCCGCCCTCCCTCATGACCACGACGCCCCGTCGGATTGGTCATCGGCCCTCACGGCTCTGATCGCTTCCGAGCAGTTGATCTGGCATGACACCGACAAGAAGGGCCGGCCGCGCCAGCGGGACTGCCGGCCAGCACTCAGGAGTCTGAAGCCGCTCGGCGAGCCAGGCGGTGAACGCATTCGCCTGCGGCTCGAGGCGGAGGTGGATCCGATGGGCCGCAGTCTCCGTCCGGCACAGATCCAGCATTGGCTGTCGGAGCAGCTGGGGGTGGCGCTGGAGCTGCGAGCGCTCTGCCGGGATGAGCTGCAGCTGGTGCAGTGCTAG
- a CDS encoding Rne/Rng family ribonuclease produces the protein MPQQIVIAEQLRIAAVLSDERVDELIVAQGRYQIGDVYLGTVENVLPGIDAAFVNIGESEKNGFIHVTDLGPLRLKKGAAGITELLEPRQKVLVQVMKEPTGTKGPRLTGNLALPGRYLVLQPHGQGVNISRRISAETERNRLRALGVLIKPPGAGLLIRTEAEGISDELLIDDLEALLRQWEAIQQAAETASPPVLLNRDEDFIHRILRDHMGPDLARVVVDDPAAVERVTGFLGADGSTVLVEAHSEPDELLEHYKVNAAIRDALKPRVDLPSGGYVIIEPTEALTVIDVNSGSFTRSANARETVLWTNCEAAIEIARQLKLRNIGGVIIIDFIDMDSRRDQLQLLEHFTGAVRDDAARPQIAQLSELGLVELTRKRQGQNIYELFGRACPSCGGLGHVAVLPGKDLLQPLATASGLVRSAASARAEVLSPAEGGNGRRRRGGRGRSGPDTTPVVAAAGAETVVSDENGVDDSQEDTQNTAATRRPEPELVAVPMTAEQQEVYGWLGLNPALLLESPPESDNVLVRVVSPGEDPEAVLEEARQQLAASSGRRRRRGRGGRGSGRNGQSAPVAVSEHESSVPDRVSSEAEPETAPLMVEITPLEITPQVLPEPELPSVEPEIAAIAVAEEEKSEEELEEPRRRRRRSSATASS, from the coding sequence ATGCCCCAGCAAATTGTCATCGCGGAGCAGCTGCGTATCGCAGCGGTGCTGTCCGATGAGCGCGTCGATGAGCTGATTGTTGCCCAAGGCCGTTATCAGATAGGCGATGTTTATCTCGGCACTGTTGAGAATGTTCTCCCGGGAATTGATGCGGCTTTCGTCAACATCGGAGAGAGTGAGAAAAACGGCTTCATCCATGTCACCGATCTGGGGCCACTGCGCCTGAAGAAGGGGGCTGCCGGCATCACCGAACTGCTGGAACCGCGCCAGAAGGTGCTCGTTCAGGTGATGAAGGAGCCGACAGGAACGAAGGGGCCCAGGCTCACCGGCAACCTTGCCCTGCCGGGTCGGTATCTGGTGCTGCAACCCCACGGCCAGGGCGTCAACATCTCCAGGCGGATCAGCGCGGAGACGGAGCGCAACCGGCTGCGGGCACTCGGTGTGCTGATCAAGCCGCCTGGAGCGGGTCTCCTGATCAGGACCGAGGCGGAGGGCATCAGTGACGAGCTGCTCATCGACGATCTCGAGGCCTTGCTGCGCCAGTGGGAGGCGATTCAGCAGGCCGCTGAGACCGCCAGCCCTCCTGTGCTGCTCAACCGGGATGAGGACTTCATCCACCGGATCCTGCGGGACCACATGGGCCCGGATCTGGCCAGGGTCGTCGTGGATGATCCCGCTGCGGTCGAGAGGGTGACGGGATTTCTCGGTGCTGATGGCAGCACCGTTCTGGTGGAGGCTCACAGCGAGCCAGACGAGCTGCTGGAGCACTACAAAGTCAACGCCGCTATCCGGGATGCCCTGAAGCCAAGGGTTGATTTGCCATCGGGTGGATACGTGATCATCGAGCCCACCGAGGCTCTGACGGTGATCGATGTCAACTCCGGCTCGTTCACCCGTTCTGCGAACGCCCGCGAAACGGTGCTGTGGACCAACTGCGAGGCGGCCATTGAGATCGCCCGTCAGCTGAAGCTGCGCAACATCGGCGGCGTGATCATCATCGATTTCATCGATATGGATTCGCGGCGCGATCAGCTGCAGCTGCTCGAGCACTTCACGGGGGCGGTTCGTGATGACGCGGCTCGGCCGCAGATTGCTCAGCTCTCTGAACTGGGACTGGTGGAGCTCACCCGCAAGCGCCAGGGCCAGAACATCTATGAACTCTTCGGTCGTGCCTGCCCAAGCTGCGGCGGCCTCGGTCATGTCGCTGTGCTGCCGGGCAAGGATCTGCTGCAGCCGCTGGCCACCGCGAGCGGTCTGGTGCGGTCCGCCGCCTCCGCCCGCGCTGAGGTGCTTTCCCCAGCCGAGGGAGGCAACGGCCGTCGACGCCGGGGTGGCCGTGGACGCAGTGGGCCGGACACGACGCCAGTGGTCGCAGCTGCGGGCGCGGAGACCGTGGTCAGCGATGAGAACGGTGTTGACGATTCCCAGGAGGACACGCAGAACACAGCGGCCACCCGTCGCCCCGAGCCCGAGCTGGTGGCGGTGCCGATGACGGCGGAGCAGCAGGAGGTTTACGGCTGGCTGGGGCTCAATCCGGCTCTGCTGCTGGAGTCTCCGCCGGAGTCGGACAACGTTCTGGTGCGGGTGGTGAGCCCGGGAGAGGATCCTGAAGCGGTGCTCGAGGAAGCGCGTCAGCAGCTGGCCGCCAGCTCAGGTCGCCGGCGACGGCGCGGGCGTGGAGGCCGCGGATCCGGCCGCAATGGTCAGTCGGCTCCGGTGGCGGTGAGTGAACACGAGTCGTCCGTCCCGGACAGGGTTTCGTCTGAAGCCGAGCCGGAAACGGCGCCGCTGATGGTGGAGATCACCCCCCTGGAGATCACCCCGCAGGTGCTGCCTGAGCCGGAGTTGCCCTCCGTTGAGCCGGAGATCGCTGCCATCGCGGTTGCAGAAGAGGAGAAATCGGAGGAGGAGCTGGAGGAACCCCGCCGCCGCCGGCGGCGCTCATCAGCGACGGCATCCAGCTGA
- a CDS encoding ribonuclease HII, translating to MVDAGDDPIPSGSAIAGIDEVGRGCLFGPVFAAAVVLDGEAADTLQAAGLTDSKKLTPRRRAALVPRIEERSLAWALGQASAREIDGMGIRGATELAMLRALQRLPSRPELVLVDGTLPLRLWTGPQRTVVRGDSRSAAIAAASVIAKEARDALIRRLAVRFRGYGLEKHVGYGTALHREALLASGPTALHRRSFLTRLLKS from the coding sequence GTGGTCGATGCCGGCGATGACCCGATTCCTTCGGGATCGGCGATCGCCGGCATCGATGAAGTCGGTCGTGGCTGTCTGTTCGGCCCTGTCTTTGCGGCCGCTGTGGTGCTCGATGGGGAGGCCGCTGACACCCTGCAGGCCGCTGGCCTGACGGACAGCAAGAAACTCACGCCGCGGCGCCGGGCCGCCCTTGTTCCCAGGATTGAAGAGCGCAGCCTGGCCTGGGCTCTCGGTCAGGCCTCGGCGCGTGAGATCGATGGAATGGGCATCCGTGGGGCCACGGAGCTGGCCATGCTGCGGGCCCTGCAGCGGCTTCCCTCTCGCCCTGAGCTTGTGCTGGTGGATGGCACCCTGCCTCTGCGCTTATGGACCGGACCTCAGCGCACCGTGGTGCGAGGGGACAGCCGATCAGCGGCGATCGCGGCCGCCAGTGTGATCGCCAAGGAAGCCAGGGATGCCTTGATCCGACGGTTGGCAGTTCGTTTCAGGGGGTATGGCCTGGAGAAGCATGTCGGGTACGGCACGGCTCTGCACCGTGAGGCTCTGCTGGCCTCAGGGCCCACCGCTCTGCATCGCCGCAGTTTCCTGACGCGCCTGTTGAAGAGCTGA
- a CDS encoding DUF1997 domain-containing protein produces the protein MPLAFKASQQLDLPVKRHAERLPNYLQQEERLLAALLDAHQLTRLSPGRYRYVVTSLQVFQLQVKPIVCLQIEADPSCLQMRAVDCELEGLGLVDDFQLSLEAILKATPRGLCGDARLSVSVSQPPLLRLVPRRALETTGESLLKGILVGIKARVGQQLMADFRRWCRETDAGNSALQQARQETAAMQSGGP, from the coding sequence ATGCCTCTGGCCTTCAAAGCCAGTCAGCAGCTTGATCTCCCTGTCAAGCGTCATGCCGAGCGGCTGCCGAATTACCTGCAGCAGGAGGAACGCCTGCTCGCGGCACTGCTGGATGCCCATCAGCTCACCAGGCTCAGCCCCGGTCGTTATCGCTACGTGGTCACGAGCCTTCAGGTGTTCCAGCTGCAGGTGAAACCGATCGTCTGCCTGCAGATCGAGGCTGATCCCTCCTGCCTGCAGATGCGCGCCGTTGACTGCGAACTGGAAGGGCTGGGTCTGGTGGATGACTTTCAGCTCAGCCTCGAAGCCATCCTCAAAGCGACACCCCGTGGCCTCTGCGGCGACGCCAGGCTGTCGGTGAGTGTCAGTCAGCCGCCGCTGCTCAGGCTGGTGCCCCGCCGTGCACTGGAGACGACCGGGGAATCGCTTCTCAAAGGCATCCTGGTGGGCATCAAGGCCCGGGTGGGCCAGCAGCTGATGGCTGATTTCCGCCGCTGGTGCCGGGAGACCGATGCGGGCAACTCAGCTCTTCAACAGGCGCGTCAGGAAACTGCGGCGATGCAGAGCGGTGGGCCCTGA
- the pheA gene encoding prephenate dehydratase — translation MPTRIAFLGPTGTYGEQAAQSLIALEQLPQPELVPCVGLRAVVEQLASGGCDAAVVPVENSVEGGVTATLDALWSHRDLCIRRALVLPIRHSLLSSGSLDSITEVLSHPQALAQCSGWLARQLPQALHLPTSSTAEAARMVCGSRFRAAIASRKAGEEHGLKELAHPVNDVAGNRTRFLLLQRGERRCSGDVASLAFSLRRNAPGALLEALASLARQNLNMSRIESRPSKRELGEYVFFVDVELPVDSQVVLEALVAELTPLCDHLANLGAYPSSEQINDADGTPRTA, via the coding sequence ATGCCGACACGCATCGCATTCCTTGGCCCGACGGGGACCTACGGCGAGCAGGCAGCCCAGTCGCTGATCGCCCTGGAACAGCTGCCGCAGCCTGAGCTTGTTCCCTGCGTCGGTCTGCGGGCGGTGGTGGAGCAGCTGGCCTCCGGCGGCTGCGATGCTGCGGTGGTGCCGGTGGAGAACTCGGTGGAGGGTGGGGTCACCGCCACCCTCGATGCGCTCTGGTCACACCGGGACCTGTGCATCCGACGGGCGCTGGTTCTGCCGATCCGTCATTCGCTGCTCAGCAGCGGTTCTCTGGACAGCATCACCGAAGTGCTGTCGCATCCGCAGGCGCTGGCGCAGTGCTCCGGATGGCTGGCCCGCCAGCTGCCCCAGGCGTTGCACCTGCCGACATCCTCAACCGCAGAGGCTGCACGCATGGTCTGCGGCAGTCGTTTCCGGGCCGCGATCGCTTCCCGCAAGGCAGGAGAGGAGCACGGCCTGAAGGAGCTGGCTCATCCGGTCAACGACGTCGCGGGCAATCGCACCCGGTTCCTGCTCCTGCAACGGGGGGAGCGCCGCTGCTCCGGTGATGTGGCCAGTCTGGCCTTCTCGCTGCGGCGCAATGCCCCCGGAGCTCTGCTGGAGGCGCTGGCCAGCCTGGCCCGTCAGAACCTGAACATGAGCCGGATCGAGTCCCGACCGTCCAAGCGTGAACTCGGTGAATACGTGTTCTTCGTGGATGTGGAGCTTCCCGTCGACAGCCAAGTGGTGCTGGAGGCCCTTGTTGCCGAGCTGACACCGCTCTGCGACCACCTGGCGAATCTGGGGGCGTATCCCAGCAGCGAGCAGATCAACGACGCAGACGGAACACCCCGAACTGCATGA
- a CDS encoding methyltransferase domain-containing protein → MLSQFLLIAAAGGGAALLLWLRRDRRYESSDSVAAAYDAWTDDRLLERLWGEHVHLGHYGDPPQSSDFRAAKEAFVHELVRWSGLDQLPPGSKLIDVGCGIGGSARILARDYGFDVLGISISPAQVRRATELTAEGLSCRFAVMDALDLQCADQSFDAVWSVEAGPHMPDKQRYADELLRVLRPGGTLAVADWNRRDPSDGAMNRSERWVMRQLLHQWAHPEFASIKGFSGNLEASCHRRGDVVTGDWTAATLPSWIDSIAEGLRRPGAVLGLGPAAVLQGLRETPTLLLMRWAFATGLMQFGVFRLRR, encoded by the coding sequence ATGCTGAGCCAATTTCTGCTGATTGCCGCCGCAGGTGGTGGTGCTGCCCTGCTGCTCTGGCTGCGCCGGGATCGCCGCTACGAATCATCAGACAGTGTCGCAGCGGCCTATGACGCCTGGACCGATGACCGACTGCTGGAACGGCTCTGGGGAGAGCATGTCCATCTGGGTCATTACGGAGATCCTCCGCAATCCAGCGATTTCCGCGCCGCCAAAGAAGCGTTCGTCCATGAGCTGGTGCGCTGGAGCGGCCTGGACCAACTCCCGCCGGGCTCCAAGCTGATCGATGTGGGCTGCGGCATCGGCGGCAGCGCCAGGATCCTGGCCCGTGATTACGGTTTTGACGTTCTTGGCATCAGCATCAGCCCTGCCCAGGTGCGACGGGCCACGGAGCTCACAGCCGAGGGGCTCAGCTGTCGCTTCGCTGTGATGGATGCTCTGGATCTGCAGTGTGCCGACCAGAGTTTCGATGCCGTCTGGAGTGTGGAGGCCGGTCCCCACATGCCGGACAAGCAGCGCTACGCCGATGAACTGCTCCGGGTGCTGCGTCCCGGTGGCACGCTCGCAGTGGCTGACTGGAATCGACGGGACCCCTCCGACGGCGCCATGAACCGCTCTGAACGCTGGGTGATGCGCCAGCTGCTTCACCAGTGGGCCCATCCTGAATTCGCCAGCATCAAGGGGTTCAGCGGCAACCTGGAAGCCAGCTGCCATCGACGCGGTGACGTCGTCACCGGGGACTGGACCGCCGCCACCCTCCCCTCCTGGATCGACTCCATCGCCGAAGGATTGCGCCGACCTGGAGCCGTGCTCGGTCTCGGCCCGGCAGCCGTGCTTCAGGGATTGCGTGAAACCCCCACCCTGCTGCTGATGCGATGGGCCTTCGCCACCGGACTCATGCAGTTCGGGGTGTTCCGTCTGCGTCGTTGA
- a CDS encoding LON peptidase substrate-binding domain-containing protein, which produces MSDYAVRELPLFPLPDVVLFPQQLLPLHIFESRYRMLLQSVLESDKRFGVVRIDPETREMAEVGCCAEVLQHQTTDDGRSYIVTLGQQRFRVLNITRETPFRSAMVTWMEDEQVEDHSGLNDLSDSVNHALNDVITLTGKLQGQEVTLPDDLPDLPRELSFWIGAHLDPHAAGEQQALLELTDTHERLKRQFEMLDHTRRQLAARTVLKDTLSDSDSDTDSTDA; this is translated from the coding sequence GTGTCTGATTACGCCGTCAGGGAGCTGCCCCTGTTCCCCCTGCCGGACGTCGTTCTGTTCCCGCAGCAGCTGCTGCCGCTCCACATCTTCGAATCCCGGTACCGCATGCTGCTGCAGTCGGTGCTGGAGTCCGACAAGCGTTTCGGCGTGGTCCGCATCGATCCCGAAACCCGTGAGATGGCAGAGGTCGGCTGCTGCGCCGAAGTGCTCCAGCACCAGACCACCGACGACGGTCGCAGCTACATCGTCACGCTCGGCCAGCAGCGGTTCCGCGTTCTGAACATCACCCGCGAAACCCCGTTCCGCAGCGCAATGGTCACCTGGATGGAAGACGAGCAGGTGGAGGACCACAGCGGCCTCAACGATCTGAGCGACTCGGTCAACCACGCCCTCAACGACGTGATCACCCTCACCGGCAAGCTGCAGGGGCAGGAGGTGACCCTGCCCGACGATCTGCCCGATCTCCCCCGTGAGCTCTCCTTCTGGATCGGTGCCCATCTGGACCCCCATGCGGCCGGAGAACAGCAGGCCCTGCTGGAGCTCACCGACACCCACGAACGCCTCAAGCGTCAGTTTGAAATGCTCGATCACACCCGCCGGCAGCTGGCGGCACGGACCGTTCTGAAAGACACCCTGTCCGACAGCGACAGCGACACCGACAGCACAGACGCCTGA
- the rpsJ gene encoding 30S ribosomal protein S10, translated as MSTAIAQQKIRIRLKAFDRRMLDLSCDKIIETADNTAATAIGPIPLPTKRKIYCVLRSPHVDKDSREHFETRTHRRIIDIYSPSAKTIDALMKLDLPSGVDIEVKL; from the coding sequence ATGTCCACTGCCATCGCTCAGCAGAAGATCCGCATCCGCCTGAAGGCGTTTGACCGCCGCATGCTGGATCTCTCCTGCGACAAAATCATTGAGACGGCCGACAACACCGCTGCGACAGCGATCGGCCCGATTCCTCTTCCCACGAAACGCAAGATCTACTGCGTGCTGCGTTCACCCCACGTGGACAAAGATTCCCGCGAGCACTTCGAGACCCGCACCCACCGTCGCATCATCGACATCTACAGCCCCTCCGCCAAGACGATCGATGCGCTGATGAAGCTTGATCTACCCAGTGGTGTGGACATCGAAGTGAAGCTCTGA
- the tuf gene encoding elongation factor Tu, translating to MAREKFERNKPHVNIGTIGHVDHGKTTLTAAITNVLAKKGQAQVQNYADIDGAPEERERGITINTAHVEYETDSRHYAHVDCPGHADYVKNMITGAAQMDGAILVCAATDGPMAQTKEHILLAKQVGVPALVVALNKCDMVDDEEIIELVEMEIRELLSSYDFPGDDIPVVQVSGLKAIEGEAEWEAKIEELMEAVDSNIPEPEREVDKPFLMAVEDVFSITGRGTVATGRIERGIVKVGEEVEIVGIRDPRKTTVTGVEMFRKLLDEGMAGDNVGLLLRGIQKEDIERGMVLVKPGSITPHTKFEGQVYVLKKEEGGRHTPFFAGYRPQFYIRTTDVTGQITAFTAEDGSNVEMVMPGDNIQMTGELICPVAMETGMRFAIREGGRTIGAGVVSKIIE from the coding sequence ATGGCACGCGAGAAGTTTGAAAGGAACAAGCCTCACGTCAACATCGGCACCATTGGCCACGTTGACCACGGCAAAACAACCCTGACCGCTGCGATCACCAACGTGCTCGCCAAGAAAGGCCAGGCTCAGGTTCAGAATTACGCCGACATCGACGGTGCTCCCGAGGAGCGTGAGCGCGGTATCACCATCAACACCGCTCACGTCGAATACGAGACAGATAGCCGTCACTACGCCCACGTGGACTGCCCCGGTCACGCGGACTACGTGAAGAACATGATCACCGGTGCTGCCCAGATGGACGGCGCCATCCTGGTGTGCGCCGCCACCGACGGCCCCATGGCGCAGACCAAGGAGCACATCCTGCTGGCCAAGCAGGTGGGCGTTCCCGCTCTGGTGGTTGCACTGAACAAGTGCGACATGGTCGATGACGAAGAGATCATCGAGCTGGTCGAAATGGAGATCCGCGAGCTTCTCTCCAGCTACGACTTCCCCGGCGACGACATCCCTGTGGTTCAGGTCTCCGGCCTGAAGGCCATCGAGGGCGAGGCTGAGTGGGAAGCCAAGATCGAGGAACTGATGGAGGCTGTTGACTCCAACATTCCCGAGCCCGAGCGCGAGGTTGACAAGCCCTTCCTGATGGCTGTGGAGGATGTGTTCTCCATCACCGGTCGTGGAACCGTGGCGACCGGCCGTATCGAGCGCGGCATCGTCAAGGTCGGCGAAGAAGTCGAGATCGTCGGCATCCGCGATCCCCGCAAAACAACCGTCACCGGTGTGGAGATGTTCCGCAAGCTGCTCGACGAGGGCATGGCTGGCGACAACGTCGGCCTGCTGCTGCGCGGCATCCAGAAGGAAGACATCGAGCGCGGCATGGTGCTGGTGAAGCCTGGCTCCATCACCCCTCACACCAAGTTCGAAGGTCAGGTGTATGTGCTGAAGAAGGAAGAAGGTGGTCGCCACACTCCTTTCTTCGCTGGCTATCGCCCGCAGTTCTACATCCGGACAACGGACGTGACCGGCCAGATCACCGCGTTCACCGCGGAAGACGGCAGCAACGTGGAAATGGTGATGCCCGGTGACAACATCCAGATGACCGGTGAGCTGATCTGCCCCGTCGCCATGGAAACCGGCATGCGCTTCGCCATCCGTGAAGGCGGCCGCACCATCGGTGCTGGCGTGGTGTCCAAGATCATCGAGTGA